The DNA segment TCCAAGCAGTTCCAAGGCATGAAGAAAGATCGCTTGCGCCGGTTTGCCCTGGCCGAAATTACCGGAAATCACAATATGATCAAAGTATTGCGCCAAACCGGGAATGCTGCGAATTTTCTCCTCCTGCAAATCGGGCGCGCCGTTAGTCAGAAGCAGCAACTTGTATGTTCCCGCCAATTGGTTGAGCACCGGAAATGTTTCATCGAAAACATACGGGCGGTTGCGTCTCTCCCGGGGAAACAATTCGGCCAACTCCGCCGCCAGCTTCGGGTCGCTAACGCCAACAGCCTGCAAGCCGCGTCTCCACGCTTCTCGCCGATAATGCGGCGCAAACCGCCGCAACAAATAAAAGTTTTCGTCCGAACCGCCCGAAAATGTCGCCCACAACGCTTCATACGGGTTTATGCCGATTTGCTTCGTAAAGGGAAACGTTTCAAACGATTCGTACAATTCCCGGGCTTCCTTGCGCACCGCTTCCTCCAACCGCCCCGGATCAACCGCTTTTGCTTGTTGCGCTTTTAAGCACGTTGCGGCAAACGCTTCGGATACGCTGCGCTCATCCCATAAAAGCGTATCATCCAGATCAAACAACACGGCTTTGATCGCCATATCTTTCCCCATCCCGAATTAGTCCTCACGTTCGATCGTCACTGCATTGACTCTCGCAAACTCCTGCAATTTTTCCGCCATTTTATCAGTGTTGTAAAGCTGCAGCAAATGGGAGAACACCCATCTGCGCCGTTTCGCTTTCAATTCGACAATGACAAAACCTTTTTGCAGCGTAATTTTGTTGATTTCTTCGGCAGAAACGCTTTTGTTCGCACTCCATTTGCGCAGTGTCAGTTCTTTTCTGCCGATCTTTAAATAGGGGCGGCGCCACCAGAACAACAGCGCCAACAGCAAATAGCTGGCTATCGTAACCCAATAGATGCTTGAGTTGGCGGAAGATACAAACGTGACGGCATAAAATACGTCAATCATGACAAAAACGATCGGCAGCATCCAGCTTCTGCCCATAAACTTCGTGCCGTCATCCGCCGAAATCGGTTTTTTCCCCGATTTTTCGCGCCGCTTATTGGCAATCTTCGTATTTCTGGAAACCATTCGCTCCCATTTGCGGCTCATTTGCTTCTTCTCCTTTGCTGAATCCGCTTGGCGTGGGCGGAATCCTGTTCATCCGCGAACCGGATGGAGTCCAATTGGGCTTTTACCGACCGTTTAAAACTTTCGATATAACGCCGCCGAAGCATATCGCGCTCGCTTGTTTCTTCCGGGGTCAAGCCGACCGATTTTTGTTTTCGCGCCAGTTCATTGATGCGCTCAACCATTTGGGCAAATTCCATGCGGCATCCTCCCTGTAGTTACATGAATAACTTTGCCATTGCGTGCGCGGAATGTCAAGGGCGGCGCGATCGGACGAAACGGACGGGGCCGCAAGCGCCGGCGCTACAGTTCATCGGCAATGCCCAACAGGGCGATCCCGAAGATGACAGCCGCGATTACCGCGTATTGCAGTTTGGTCAGCTTTTCCCTCAAAAATATGCGGGATAAAATCACCGAGAATATACTGTAAGAAGCGATCATCGGCGCGGCGATGATGGCGTTGTCGGCCATCGCGAACACATAAAAGAACTGCCCCGCCGTCTCCAGAACTGCCGCGCTCCCTTTGTCGCGTTCGCGGAAGACGTTGAAGGGGATTTTCTTGATGAATTTCAAATAAATGAACGCCGCCACAGCGCATATAAAGAACGTGTATTCGTAAGCGAGCAAAGCGGCGTCCTCGCTGATCAACTCAAGCTCATCCAGATATATTCCATCGGCAAACGTCCCCAGTCCGTCAAAGAGACAATAAAGAATCGGGAAAAAA comes from the Bacilli bacterium genome and includes:
- a CDS encoding HAD family hydrolase, translating into MAIKAVLFDLDDTLLWDERSVSEAFAATCLKAQQAKAVDPGRLEEAVRKEARELYESFETFPFTKQIGINPYEALWATFSGGSDENFYLLRRFAPHYRREAWRRGLQAVGVSDPKLAAELAELFPRERRNRPYVFDETFPVLNQLAGTYKLLLLTNGAPDLQEEKIRSIPGLAQYFDHIVISGNFGQGKPAQAIFLHALELLGIAADEGIMVGDKLTTDILGANSVGLKSVWINRRNSVRSDDIIPAFEIDSLLKLADILEQLA
- a CDS encoding DUF896 domain-containing protein yields the protein MEFAQMVERINELARKQKSVGLTPEETSERDMLRRRYIESFKRSVKAQLDSIRFADEQDSAHAKRIQQRRRSK